In the genome of Lactobacillus intestinalis, the window TTAAATTGGAAATGGTACTTCACAATTTAGATCTTGATGATGTCAAAGTACCTCTCTTGGCAGAAATTATTTCTCGTTTGTCTTCACAAAATGTAAAAGCAGAAGAAGTAGCTCAAGCTTTTCATGATAGTTTAAATTCTTTGGGTTACTTAGATGAAGCTAAGAAATATGTGACATACCGCCAAAAAGATCAAGAAGAATGGGAAAAGCAAACCGATACTAAGAATCGACTAGAAAGATTAGTTCATAAAGATCCCACTATCGTCAACGAAAATGCTAATAAAGATAGTGATGTCTTTAGTACTCAACGGGATTTAACTGCGGGTGTGGTAGGAAAAACGGTTGGTTTAACTATGATGCCTGAACATATTGCAAAGGCTCACTTGCGTGGTGATATTCACTGGCACGATCTTGATTACACCCCTCTTTCACCGATGTCAAACTGTTGCTTGATTGATTTTAAGGAAATGCTTACCAATGGTTTTAAGATTGGAAATGCGTTTATGGAAAGTCCAAATTCAATTGGAGTAGCTACTAGTCAAGTTGCGCAAATCATCACTAATGTCGCATCTAGTCAGTATGGAGGATGTTCTTTTGATAGAGCGGATCAAGTTTTAGCTCCATTTGCTCAAAAGAATTATGAGAAGCACTTAAAAGCTGCCTATGAATTAATTGATGATAAGGATAAGGCGGAAGCATTTGCTAAAAAACGCACTAAGAAAGATATTTATGATGCAATGCAAAGCCTAGAATATGAGATCAACACGATGTTTTCTAGCCAAGGTCAAACTCCCTTTACTAGTTTGGGATATGGCTTAGGAACTTCTTGGATTGAAAAAGAAATCCAAAAAGATATTCTACGTATTCGAATTGCTGGCTTGGGCAAGGAACATCGAACTGCGATTTTCCCTAAATTGCTTTTTACTATCAAAAAGGGTCTTAACTTACATCCAGGCGATCCTAACTATGATGTTAAAAAGCTGGCCATTGAATGTTCAACTAAGAGAATGTATCCTGATGTATTGATGTATGACAAGATCAAAGAAATTACTGGATCATTTAAGTGTCCAATGGGTTGCCGATCCTTTTTGCAAGGATGGAAAGATAAAAATGGTAAAGAGGTTAACTCTGGACGCATGAACCTCGGAGTAGTGACGGTTAACTTGCCACGCATTGCCATTGAATCACACGGGGATATGGACTTATTCTGGAAAATCTTTAATGTACGAATGAGAACAGCCCATGAAGCATTAAAATTTAAAGCTCATCGCGTAACTGAGGCTGTTCCAGTAAATGCGCCAATTCTTTATCAATTTGGCGCCTTTGGCAAGAGATTGAGTGAAGATGGAAATGTAAACGACCTATTTAAGAATGGTCGTGCAACTATTTCTTTAGGGTACATTGGTCTTTATGAAGTAGGAACTGTATTTTATGGACCTGATTGGGAAAAGAATAAGGACGCCCATGATTTTACCGTCCAAATTGTCAAAAAGATGCATGGATTATGTGCTAAATGGGAAAAAGAAGATCCAAACCATTATCATTACAGTCTCTATTCCACTCCAAGTGAAAGTTTAACGGACCGTTTTTGCCGTTTAGATACAAATAAGTTTGGCAAGATTAAAGATATTACTGATAAGGATTACTATACAAACTCTTTCCACTATGATGTGCGTAAGCATCCAACTCCATTTGAAAAACTAAGTTTTGAAATGGATTATCCAAAATATGCAGCAGGTGGTTTTATTCATTATTGTGAATATCCTAATCTTAAGCAAAATCCGGCAGCTTTAGAAGCTGTTTGGGACTGGGCATATGACAAGGTTGGGTACCTGGGTACTAACACGCCAATTGATAAATGTTACAAGTGTGGTTTTGCCGGGGAGTTTAAAGCTACGGCAAAAGGTTTTCAATGTCCTGAATGTGGAAATCATGATCCTAAAACTTGTGATTGTGTGAAAAGAACTTGTGGTTATTTAGGAAATCCTTTGAAGCGGCCAATGGTTCATGGTCGTCATGAGGAAATTGCTCATCGTGTAAAACACATGAATCAAGGTTTAGAAACTCAAATGGCAAATGACGAAACTAGAAGAAATGAGCAATACTAATGCCAGAAAAAGATCAGAATAATCAAGAAGGACCTGATACTCGCAATAATTTGATAAAAATTAATGTGGGTGGAGATACGGTTTTTGTTAATTCAAATCAATATAAGCCTAAAAAGGATATTAAACCTAAAAAACGATTGACTCAAAAAATGCCAAAAGATCCTAAACCGGGCGAATGGAAAACAGAAGATTATAGTTTGCATAAAATAGCTGACTATAAGCCTTTCAATTTTGTAGATGGTGAAGGAGTTCGTTGTAGTCTTTATGTATCAGGATGTTTGTTTGATTGTCCTGGGTGTTATAACTTAGCAGCTCAAAACTTTAATTATGGTAAAGTTTATACACAAGAGCTTGAAGATAAGATTATTGATGATCTTTCACAAAGTTATGTACAAGGCTTGACGCTCCTTGGCGGAGAACCATTTCTTAATACCTGGGTTTGTTTAAAGTTAATTAATCGAGTTCGTAAAGAATTTGGAAATAAAAAAGACATTTGGTCTTGGTCAGGTTATACTTGGGATGAATTAATGCAAGAAACTCCTGACAAAAAAGAAATGCTTTCAAAGATTGATATTTTAGTAGATGGTCGATTTTTGGAAAGTAAGAAAGATTTAACGCTGCAGTTTAGAGGTTCCAGCAATCAGCGGATTATTGACGTTCAAAAGTCGCTTAAAGCTGATAAAGTCATTATTTGGGATAAATTAGAAAGATAATTGAAAGGAAAGTAAGGGGAGACATGCTTGTTTTCTCCTTATTTTTTTAGGTAAAGATGCAAGATAAAGTAAAAATCGCAGATCAAATTATTCGTAATTTGCAAGATGTAGAAGATCCGGAATTGTTTGTGGATATTGTTAATTTGGGGTTAATTTATGGAGTGGATATTGAAGATAGCCATTGCACAGTGACAATGACGCTCACTACTATGGGATGTCCCTTAAACGAGTATTTAGATCAAGAAATTAAAAAAGCTGTTTTGAAAACTCCAGGTATTGAAAGTGTAGATGTTAAATTGGTTTGGTATCCAGTTTGGTCAACGGATCGGATGAGCGATGCAGCCAAAAAAGCGTTAGGAGTTGGGGAAGTTAAATCTGAGAAGTCCTATTCTGACGAAAAACTCTTAGATTTCTATACTTCAATTAAAACTTTTGCCCAAGAGTATCCTGACTTTGTCCAAGATATGTATGATATTGGATTTACTAGAATCAAAATTCCAGGGATGCTCAATACCGTTGGCCGGGTGATGAATTTGGAATTAGGATCTAAAGCTATGGGTTTTGATATTGAGGACGTTAAGAAGAAGCTTGAGGAGAAGGGATATAAATTTGATGAAGGAAGATAGACAAAAAGCAATTTTAGAAATTTTGCATTACATTCATGATGGTGGTGATTTTGATACAGCTAAAAAGATGTTTCAGGATCGTTTTGATCAAGTGGATGTCTCTGAAATTACAGAAGCTGAGTGTGAATTGATTGCTGGGGGTCTAGATCCTAGTCAAATTCAATATTTATGTAATGTTCATGCGGAAGTATTTAAGGGGAATATTAAGCAAAATGAACTAAATTCTGATTTTGAAAAACCAGGCCACCCAGTAAATACGTTAAAACTAGAAAATATCGTAATTAAATCGTTAATTAATGACTATCTCTTACCTAATTTAGAAAAATGGGAAGAAGATCCAAATCCTGAGTCCATCACTAAAATTCAAAAAGCACTTTCAGATTTAGCGACAATTGATAAGCATTATAGGCGAAAAGAAACTTCTATTTTTCCAATAATGAATAAATATGGAATTACAGCTCCACCGGAAGTGATGTGGGGAGTGGATGATGATATTCGCAACTTAATTAAAAATGCACAACATCTAGCAAATCAAGCTCATCCAGAAGAACACTCTTTAGCAGAAGCAATAAAAAAGGCGAGTCATGAAGTGTTAGAGATGATCTTTAAAGAAGAAGAGATTATGATTCCCATGCTTGATGAGGTCGCCACTTCTCAAGATTGGTATAACGTGAAACTTGAGGAAAAACAAATCGGCTAT includes:
- the nrdD gene encoding anaerobic ribonucleoside-triphosphate reductase — its product is MLKQEINTRLEDLTMLKTFIKRDGAKYPFEIFKLEMVLHNLDLDDVKVPLLAEIISRLSSQNVKAEEVAQAFHDSLNSLGYLDEAKKYVTYRQKDQEEWEKQTDTKNRLERLVHKDPTIVNENANKDSDVFSTQRDLTAGVVGKTVGLTMMPEHIAKAHLRGDIHWHDLDYTPLSPMSNCCLIDFKEMLTNGFKIGNAFMESPNSIGVATSQVAQIITNVASSQYGGCSFDRADQVLAPFAQKNYEKHLKAAYELIDDKDKAEAFAKKRTKKDIYDAMQSLEYEINTMFSSQGQTPFTSLGYGLGTSWIEKEIQKDILRIRIAGLGKEHRTAIFPKLLFTIKKGLNLHPGDPNYDVKKLAIECSTKRMYPDVLMYDKIKEITGSFKCPMGCRSFLQGWKDKNGKEVNSGRMNLGVVTVNLPRIAIESHGDMDLFWKIFNVRMRTAHEALKFKAHRVTEAVPVNAPILYQFGAFGKRLSEDGNVNDLFKNGRATISLGYIGLYEVGTVFYGPDWEKNKDAHDFTVQIVKKMHGLCAKWEKEDPNHYHYSLYSTPSESLTDRFCRLDTNKFGKIKDITDKDYYTNSFHYDVRKHPTPFEKLSFEMDYPKYAAGGFIHYCEYPNLKQNPAALEAVWDWAYDKVGYLGTNTPIDKCYKCGFAGEFKATAKGFQCPECGNHDPKTCDCVKRTCGYLGNPLKRPMVHGRHEEIAHRVKHMNQGLETQMANDETRRNEQY
- the nrdG gene encoding anaerobic ribonucleoside-triphosphate reductase activating protein; this encodes MPEKDQNNQEGPDTRNNLIKINVGGDTVFVNSNQYKPKKDIKPKKRLTQKMPKDPKPGEWKTEDYSLHKIADYKPFNFVDGEGVRCSLYVSGCLFDCPGCYNLAAQNFNYGKVYTQELEDKIIDDLSQSYVQGLTLLGGEPFLNTWVCLKLINRVRKEFGNKKDIWSWSGYTWDELMQETPDKKEMLSKIDILVDGRFLESKKDLTLQFRGSSNQRIIDVQKSLKADKVIIWDKLER
- a CDS encoding iron-sulfur cluster assembly protein; this encodes MQDKVKIADQIIRNLQDVEDPELFVDIVNLGLIYGVDIEDSHCTVTMTLTTMGCPLNEYLDQEIKKAVLKTPGIESVDVKLVWYPVWSTDRMSDAAKKALGVGEVKSEKSYSDEKLLDFYTSIKTFAQEYPDFVQDMYDIGFTRIKIPGMLNTVGRVMNLELGSKAMGFDIEDVKKKLEEKGYKFDEGR
- a CDS encoding DUF438 domain-containing protein, encoding MKEDRQKAILEILHYIHDGGDFDTAKKMFQDRFDQVDVSEITEAECELIAGGLDPSQIQYLCNVHAEVFKGNIKQNELNSDFEKPGHPVNTLKLENIVIKSLINDYLLPNLEKWEEDPNPESITKIQKALSDLATIDKHYRRKETSIFPIMNKYGITAPPEVMWGVDDDIRNLIKNAQHLANQAHPEEHSLAEAIKKASHEVLEMIFKEEEIMIPMLDEVATSQDWYNVKLEEKQIGYTLIATPMNWKPKMPETTSGAISIDKLTSLAINFKEGSLNLKQLEAILDILPFALTFIDENDKVTYFGGGASIYPHSKNVLGNSVFSCHPAKSRPIIHRIFDEFHTGKKDKYEFWFEPRKMGRYLYLRYYAVRDEEGKYLGCLEVAEDVTEIRAKKTEKRKI